A genomic window from Terriglobales bacterium includes:
- a CDS encoding tetratricopeptide repeat protein → MAAGKIRLTLGLAAALAASAPAARAQSKPTVRHHREAVVENAVSPQVEQAEAAIEKGDYAAAEPLLAQAVAANPKDYRAWYDLGFVYGATGRRPQEIDAYRRAVAAKPDVFESNLALGSALLAAGDPDAATFLRAATTLKPSAHPQESLAQAWMALGHALQKQQPDEALKAFQQAAALQPKDTAPHLAAAELLEQQSDLAGAEKEFRQAVELDPRSSEALAGLVNIYSKGKRLPGAEAALRAYLAQDPQDATAHLQLARILAAEGNQDAAAEELQTVLKLSPDDPDALREVAGINAAAKKYDQAAAQYRALLQTHPQDSQLHYALGTVLMQQRKFAEAEQELIAALRLKPDLAEAYGDLAVAASENKDYPLTLRVLDARAHYLPETPATYFLRATAYDNMRAYKQAAENYRLFLAAANGKYPDQEWQARHRLVAIDPKAREK, encoded by the coding sequence ATGGCCGCCGGTAAAATCCGCCTGACACTGGGCCTGGCCGCGGCGCTGGCCGCGAGCGCGCCGGCTGCCCGCGCCCAGTCCAAGCCCACCGTCCGCCACCACCGTGAGGCGGTGGTGGAGAATGCTGTCTCGCCCCAGGTGGAGCAGGCCGAGGCGGCCATCGAGAAGGGCGACTATGCCGCCGCCGAACCCCTGCTGGCCCAGGCGGTGGCCGCCAATCCCAAGGACTACCGCGCCTGGTACGACCTGGGATTCGTCTACGGGGCCACCGGGCGCAGGCCGCAGGAGATCGACGCCTATCGCCGGGCGGTGGCCGCCAAGCCCGACGTCTTCGAATCCAATCTCGCCCTGGGATCGGCGCTGTTGGCCGCCGGCGACCCAGACGCCGCCACCTTCCTGCGCGCCGCCACCACCCTCAAGCCCAGCGCCCATCCCCAGGAGAGCCTGGCGCAGGCCTGGATGGCGCTGGGTCATGCCCTCCAGAAGCAGCAGCCCGACGAGGCCCTGAAGGCATTCCAACAGGCGGCCGCGCTGCAGCCCAAGGACACGGCGCCTCATCTCGCCGCCGCCGAGCTGCTGGAGCAACAGAGCGACCTCGCCGGCGCGGAGAAGGAGTTTCGCCAGGCGGTGGAACTGGATCCGCGGTCCAGCGAGGCCCTGGCCGGCCTGGTCAACATCTACAGCAAGGGCAAGCGCCTGCCCGGGGCGGAGGCCGCGCTGCGCGCCTATCTCGCCCAGGACCCGCAAGACGCCACCGCCCACCTGCAACTGGCCCGGATCCTGGCCGCGGAGGGAAACCAGGATGCGGCGGCGGAAGAGTTGCAGACCGTCCTGAAGCTCTCGCCCGACGACCCCGACGCCCTGCGGGAGGTGGCCGGCATCAATGCCGCTGCCAAGAAGTACGATCAGGCGGCCGCCCAGTATCGCGCCCTGCTGCAGACACATCCCCAGGACTCTCAGTTGCACTACGCCCTGGGCACGGTCCTGATGCAGCAACGCAAGTTCGCAGAAGCCGAGCAGGAGCTGATCGCGGCACTGCGGCTCAAGCCCGACCTGGCGGAAGCTTACGGCGACCTGGCGGTCGCGGCCAGCGAGAACAAGGACTATCCCCTGACCCTGCGCGTGCTCGACGCCCGCGCTCACTATCTCCCCGAAACCCCCGCTACCTACTTCCTCCGGGCCACGGCTTATGACAACATGAGGGCCTACAAGCAGGCGGCGGAGAACTACCGCCTGTTCCTGGCGGCGGCGAATGGCAAGTATCCCGACCAGGAGTGGCAGGCCCGCCATCGGCTGGTGGCCATCGATCCCAAGGCGAGGGAGAAATAG